Part of the Prochlorococcus sp. MIT 0603 genome is shown below.
TGCCATCTCTCCCACTGGAATCATTAAATGAATCCAGCAAAGTCAGAGGTTGTATTTCCCAGGTATATGTTATCGGTCAGCTTAAGAACGGGAAATTATTCTGGGAAGGCTATTCAGATGCACTTATCACTAAAGGCATGCTCTCTTTTTTAATTAAAGGCCTTAACAACTTAACTCCAAAAGAAGTCCTAAATATCGATCCCAATTTCATCCCAGCAACAGGTCTAAGTAATAGCCTTACGCCCTCAAGAGTAAATGGATTTATGAATATTTTTCTTAAAATGAAATCCCAAGCTCAATCTTTTAATAAGTAAATAGACCTGTAGAAAAAACCATCACTATATAATTAAAACCATGACTCAAAAAATTGGTATTGGACTCCTCGGTCTTGGAACTGTTGGAACTGGTGTAGCGAATATTATCGGTTCCCCAGAAGGGCGAAACCCTCTACTGTCAAGTATTTACATCTCGAGAATAGCCGTAAAGGATTTAAACCGTACTAGAAATATACAGATAGATTCTTCAATACTTACTGATGATCC
Proteins encoded:
- a CDS encoding SufE family protein, yielding MTQSTVNDPNKDNFGSDELNKIVAKLQSCSNPRIRYEYLLYLAKHLPSLPLESLNESSKVRGCISQVYVIGQLKNGKLFWEGYSDALITKGMLSFLIKGLNNLTPKEVLNIDPNFIPATGLSNSLTPSRVNGFMNIFLKMKSQAQSFNK